One Bradyrhizobium sp. CCGB12 genomic window carries:
- a CDS encoding GntR family transcriptional regulator, whose protein sequence is MKQKSLALKSASGKTPPSRLQRELSAGIINLIRSEGLAPGTRLAEVALAERLQVSRTPVRAALKLLARSKLVHAGASRGYFVAETTTAQRQAPPKPSPDDTDRLFLAIARDRRAGRLPDEVSERDLMQRYDATRPIVQRVLTRLAEVAAVQRKPGHGWRFQPTLADTQARDESYRYRLLIEPAGLLEPGFQLDATWAAEIRQRHQDMLAMPWRDTASIALYEMNAAFHEGLAAASGNRYLLVAVQQQNRLRRFGNYDWTFGHERVIVNCREHLAILDQLEAGQNEAAAALLRRHLEGAAKLKRSPAHSTAPSKTA, encoded by the coding sequence ATGAAACAAAAATCTTTGGCCTTGAAATCTGCCTCGGGAAAAACGCCCCCAAGCCGACTCCAGCGCGAGTTGTCCGCCGGGATCATCAACCTGATCCGGAGTGAAGGACTTGCGCCCGGAACAAGGCTTGCCGAGGTCGCGTTGGCCGAGCGCCTCCAGGTCTCGCGCACGCCGGTACGCGCCGCGCTGAAGCTGCTGGCGCGTAGCAAGCTCGTGCATGCAGGTGCCAGCCGCGGCTATTTCGTCGCCGAGACAACCACTGCCCAGCGCCAGGCGCCGCCCAAGCCGAGCCCGGACGATACTGACCGGCTGTTCCTCGCGATCGCGCGCGATCGCCGCGCCGGCCGGCTGCCCGATGAGGTGTCCGAGCGCGACTTGATGCAGCGCTACGATGCGACGCGGCCGATCGTGCAGCGTGTGCTCACCAGGCTTGCCGAGGTTGCCGCGGTCCAGCGCAAGCCGGGACATGGCTGGCGCTTTCAGCCGACACTTGCGGATACGCAGGCACGCGATGAAAGCTATCGTTACCGTCTGCTGATCGAGCCCGCAGGCCTGCTCGAGCCGGGCTTCCAGCTCGATGCGACGTGGGCCGCCGAGATACGCCAGCGTCATCAGGACATGCTGGCGATGCCGTGGCGCGACACAGCGAGCATCGCGCTCTACGAGATGAACGCGGCCTTCCACGAGGGCCTCGCGGCCGCATCAGGCAACCGCTACCTGCTGGTCGCGGTTCAGCAGCAGAACCGGCTGCGACGCTTCGGCAACTACGACTGGACCTTCGGCCATGAGCGCGTGATCGTGAACTGCCGCGAGCATCTCGCCATTCTCGACCAGCTCGAAGCCGGCCAGAACGAGGCCGCCGCCGCGCTACTGCGCAGGCACCTCGAAGGCGCGGCGAAGCTCAAGCGCAGCCCGGCCCATTCCACCGCCCCATCAAAGACCGCCTAA
- a CDS encoding ABC transporter permease, whose protein sequence is MLSYLARRLAMTIPTLLLVAIAVFALVRLIPGDPVQVMLGDAADPAQAAQLRAQLGLDQPIPVQFMHWIAKLAAGDFGRSITNDLAVLPLILERFQVSAVIVLVAVAAAACIAVPAGLVAAWKQNSLLDLSIVGGATLLLSIPSFWLGLLLLLLFGLKLKWLPVIGYVPFAENYWQAATFIVLPIATLTMVEIGVLTRMARAASIEVLRLEYVTHARAKGVPEWRVLARHVLPNAFAPTWTLIGLVLGHLLGGIAVIETVFTLPGLGRLLVDSIFARDYPVVQGCLLFTAVIYVVVNLIVDLCYPLFDPRVTVA, encoded by the coding sequence ATGTTGAGTTACCTCGCAAGACGGTTGGCGATGACGATCCCGACGCTGCTGCTGGTCGCGATTGCCGTGTTTGCGCTGGTGCGGCTCATTCCGGGCGACCCGGTGCAGGTGATGCTCGGCGATGCCGCCGATCCCGCGCAGGCGGCGCAGCTCCGCGCGCAGCTTGGCCTCGACCAGCCGATCCCGGTCCAGTTCATGCACTGGATCGCAAAGCTTGCCGCCGGCGATTTTGGTCGCTCCATCACCAATGATCTCGCGGTCCTGCCGCTGATCCTCGAGCGCTTCCAGGTCAGCGCCGTCATCGTGCTGGTGGCGGTCGCTGCGGCTGCCTGCATCGCGGTCCCGGCCGGCCTCGTTGCGGCCTGGAAGCAGAACAGCCTGCTCGATCTCTCGATCGTCGGCGGGGCCACATTGCTGCTGTCGATCCCGAGCTTCTGGCTTGGCCTGCTGCTGCTGCTCCTGTTCGGCCTCAAGCTGAAATGGCTACCGGTGATCGGCTACGTGCCGTTCGCGGAGAACTACTGGCAGGCAGCGACCTTCATCGTGCTGCCGATTGCGACCTTGACCATGGTCGAGATCGGCGTGCTCACGCGCATGGCGCGCGCGGCTTCGATCGAGGTGCTCAGGCTCGAATATGTCACGCATGCGCGCGCCAAGGGCGTTCCGGAATGGCGGGTGCTTGCCCGGCATGTTCTGCCCAACGCGTTCGCGCCGACCTGGACGCTGATCGGCCTCGTGCTCGGTCATCTCCTCGGTGGCATCGCCGTGATCGAGACCGTCTTCACGCTGCCGGGCCTCGGACGGTTGCTGGTCGATTCCATTTTCGCGCGCGACTATCCGGTGGTACAGGGCTGCCTCTTGTTCACCGCCGTGATCTACGTCGTCGTCAACCTCATCGTCGACCTCTGCTATCCGCTGTTCGATCCCAGGGTGACGGTGGCATGA
- a CDS encoding C45 family peptidase, producing the protein MVEPFPLIEISGPPHERGRQYGQKAASRIKKGTTHYFAQLKELSLDAKGVAELVRDYLPVIEGFDPSYIEEMRGIAEGADIPFEDVVLLNARTEIIKLANPAIRARLKTPEDPDGCTGVVVLPQATADGRLIHAQNWDWKRECAETAVVLKVRRDDGPDLMTFTEAGALGRCGFNAVGIAITANYLESDRDYRQVGVPLALIRRKVLENEHLALAMRAVYCTKKSAANNMIVSHREGVAIDFECAPDETFQVHPQNGLLVHANNFLSPVALSKLKDTGIFNTPDSLYRDIRVRDLLQPHIGSITFDTVKNALFDEFAYPWSVCRPPRRNLSNNLSATVAMILMEPAGGLMQVAPLPALNREFTTYRLEIDEIGRAAFERSAAAGSA; encoded by the coding sequence ATGGTCGAACCCTTTCCCCTCATCGAAATCTCCGGTCCTCCGCACGAGCGTGGACGTCAGTACGGACAGAAGGCGGCGAGCCGCATCAAGAAGGGGACCACGCATTACTTCGCGCAGTTGAAGGAGCTCTCGCTCGACGCGAAGGGCGTCGCCGAGCTGGTGCGTGACTATCTGCCCGTCATCGAGGGGTTCGACCCCAGCTATATCGAGGAGATGCGCGGCATTGCCGAAGGTGCCGACATTCCGTTCGAGGATGTCGTCCTGCTCAATGCCCGCACCGAGATCATCAAGCTCGCGAACCCTGCGATCCGCGCGCGCCTGAAGACGCCGGAAGATCCGGACGGTTGCACCGGCGTCGTCGTGCTGCCGCAGGCGACCGCCGATGGCCGCCTGATCCACGCCCAGAACTGGGACTGGAAGCGCGAATGCGCGGAGACGGCAGTGGTGCTGAAGGTCCGGCGCGACGACGGCCCGGATCTGATGACTTTCACTGAGGCCGGCGCGCTCGGCCGCTGCGGCTTCAATGCCGTCGGCATCGCAATCACCGCGAACTATCTCGAGAGCGATCGGGACTATCGTCAGGTCGGCGTGCCGCTGGCGCTGATCCGCCGCAAGGTCCTGGAGAACGAGCATCTGGCGCTCGCCATGCGCGCGGTCTATTGCACGAAAAAGTCGGCGGCCAACAACATGATCGTCAGCCATCGCGAGGGCGTGGCGATCGACTTCGAGTGTGCTCCGGATGAGACCTTCCAGGTGCATCCGCAGAACGGCCTTCTGGTCCACGCCAATAACTTCCTCAGCCCCGTTGCGCTCAGCAAGCTGAAGGACACCGGCATCTTCAACACGCCTGATAGTCTCTACCGCGACATTCGCGTCCGCGATCTGCTCCAGCCGCATATCGGCAGCATCACCTTCGACACCGTCAAGAATGCACTGTTCGACGAATTCGCCTATCCCTGGTCGGTCTGCCGTCCGCCACGCCGTAACCTCAGCAACAATCTCAGCGCCACCGTGGCGATGATCCTGATGGAGCCGGCAGGCGGGCTGATGCAGGTGGCGCCGCTGCCGGCGCTCAATCGCGAGTTCACCACCTACCGGCTCGAGATCGACGAGATCGGGCGCGCGGCGTTCGAGCGTTCTGCCGCGGCAGGGTCGGCGTGA
- a CDS encoding ABC transporter substrate-binding protein, which translates to MRRRCPSPSWAVGLAALALWAMLGTAGAETLLRTRLNADIRSTDPGTNRDANTDAVVAHVVEGLVAFRDDTSIGPMLADSWTVSNEGKTYTFRLRQGVKFHNGATMTSDDVVWSLKRWLDPTTQWRCLSEFSATGIARIEKIEAPDPQTVAITLDQPTALFLPTLARPDCGQTAIIHRDSVGPDGKWIAPIGTGPFKLGEWKRGQYMDLVRFDGYVSRSEPRTGYTGAKDVKVDRVRFNVIPDSSAAKAGLLSGSLDVIMSLSIPDLEELKSRPEVQLSITPALGLTGILFQTRDPLLKDVRIRRAIALSIDTAQIVDAVMQGTARPNNSALPIGSPFYGEVQSHGYAQNIAEARKLLLEAGYRGQPIKMITNKRYSFVFDSSVLVQAMAQAVGINIELEVMDWAAQLDRYNRGDYQSMAFVYSARLDPSLSFEMLTGPKATQPRKVWDNPEAQEMLRQSMITDDTAKRQALFDEMHKRFIADVPMIVLFNGAELTALRKSIKGYAGWLYPEPRFWGVTVE; encoded by the coding sequence ATGCGGCGGCGTTGCCCATCGCCGTCATGGGCGGTCGGTCTGGCCGCGCTGGCCCTGTGGGCGATGCTGGGGACGGCCGGCGCCGAAACATTATTGAGGACGCGGCTCAACGCCGATATCCGCTCGACCGATCCCGGCACCAACCGCGACGCCAACACGGATGCCGTGGTGGCGCATGTCGTCGAGGGGTTGGTCGCCTTCCGCGACGACACCTCGATCGGCCCGATGCTGGCTGACAGCTGGACCGTTTCGAACGAGGGCAAGACCTATACGTTCCGCCTGCGCCAGGGCGTCAAGTTCCACAACGGCGCAACCATGACCTCGGATGACGTGGTCTGGTCGCTGAAGCGCTGGCTGGACCCTACGACGCAATGGCGTTGCCTGTCCGAGTTCAGCGCCACCGGCATCGCGCGGATCGAGAAGATCGAGGCGCCTGATCCGCAGACCGTCGCCATTACGCTCGACCAGCCGACGGCCTTGTTCCTGCCGACCCTGGCGCGGCCCGATTGCGGCCAGACCGCGATCATCCATCGCGATTCCGTCGGCCCTGACGGCAAGTGGATCGCGCCCATCGGCACCGGTCCGTTCAAGCTCGGCGAGTGGAAGCGGGGACAGTATATGGATCTGGTCCGTTTCGACGGCTACGTCTCGCGCAGCGAGCCGCGCACCGGGTACACCGGCGCCAAGGACGTCAAGGTCGATCGTGTGCGCTTCAACGTGATCCCGGACAGCTCGGCCGCGAAAGCCGGGCTGCTCAGCGGCTCGCTCGATGTCATCATGAGCCTGTCGATCCCCGACCTCGAAGAGCTGAAGTCGCGCCCCGAAGTGCAGCTCAGCATCACGCCCGCTCTCGGCCTGACCGGCATCCTGTTCCAGACCAGAGATCCCCTGTTGAAGGACGTGCGGATCCGCCGCGCCATCGCGCTGTCCATCGACACCGCCCAGATCGTCGATGCGGTGATGCAGGGCACCGCGCGCCCCAACAATTCCGCACTGCCGATTGGCAGCCCTTTCTACGGAGAGGTGCAGTCGCATGGTTACGCACAGAACATCGCGGAGGCAAGGAAGCTGCTGCTGGAGGCCGGCTATCGCGGCCAGCCGATCAAGATGATCACCAACAAGCGCTACAGCTTCGTGTTCGACTCTTCCGTTCTGGTGCAGGCAATGGCACAGGCTGTCGGTATCAATATCGAGCTCGAGGTGATGGATTGGGCGGCGCAGCTCGACCGCTACAACCGTGGCGATTACCAGTCCATGGCCTTCGTCTATTCGGCGCGGCTCGATCCTTCCTTGAGCTTCGAGATGCTGACCGGGCCGAAGGCGACGCAGCCGCGCAAGGTCTGGGACAATCCGGAGGCGCAGGAGATGCTGCGCCAGTCGATGATAACAGACGATACCGCGAAGCGGCAGGCGCTGTTCGACGAGATGCACAAGCGCTTCATCGCCGACGTGCCGATGATCGTGCTGTTCAACGGCGCCGAGCTGACGGCGCTGCGCAAGAGCATCAAGGGCTATGCCGGTTGGCTCTATCCGGAGCCGCGGTTCTGGGGCGTCACGGTCGAGTAG